In one window of Falco cherrug isolate bFalChe1 chromosome 10, bFalChe1.pri, whole genome shotgun sequence DNA:
- the DYNLRB1 gene encoding dynein light chain roadblock-type 1 has product MAEVEETLKRIQSQKGVQGIIVVNSEGIPIKSTMDNSTTIQYAGLMHSFIMKARSTVRDIDPQNDLTFLRIRSKKNEIMVAPDKDYFLIVIQNPTE; this is encoded by the exons ATG GCTGAGGTTGAAGAAACGCTGAAGCGAATTCAGAGCCAAAAAGGAGTGCAGGGGATCATTGTTGTTAATTCTGAAG GTATTCCTATCAAAAGCACGATGGACAACTCCACAACGATTCAGTATGCAGGCCTCATGCACAGCTTCATCATGAAGGCAAGGAGCACTGTGCGAGACATTGATCCCCAAAATGACCTCACCTTCCTGCGGATCCGctccaagaaaaatgaaatcatgGTTGCACCAG ataaAGACTACTTCCTGATTGTCATCCAGAATCCAACTGAATGA